The genomic region AACCGGAAGATGAGATATCTCGAAGCGAGTCGGTTGAGCAGTTGTCCGAAAGCATATCGAAGATTGATTCGGTGGGGAGCTTCGAGAACGAAAGGATTTCCCCAGAAACACATTTCAAcctcaacaacaacaacagctACCTGTCTGAGCGCAACAAGAGCCAGAAATCTGAGACACATTGTAGGAAGGTTTTGACGAACGAGTTGATGAACAGGAGCATCCAGACGTCGCAGTTTTCTGAAATAACCAGTCTGAAGAACGCCCACAGAACTGTGGTGAACAACAAACAACCGATCAAAGTTGTGGAGCCCTCGTTTCTCAACAAGCTGAAGCAAGAGGGGGAAATCCAGAAGCCCGTCTACGTCTTGTATCCAAATTATGTGTTGCCAAATTTGGACTTCTTGAACGAGAAACAAGAGGATATGGCTAAAGTGTTGTTGATACCCCAGGAAGCACCCAGCGTGAAGACCGCCCACAAGAGACGCCCCTTCAGCTGCAACGACGTCGAGATGTTGAAGAAGAAAGGCTTCGGTCACGTCCAGGACTGGGACTCGTTGAACTTTTTGCTCCCGCAAGAGTACCGAAAGATCCTGGCGGAAGTTCCAGAAATCTCTGAACACATCAGACCTGCGACCGCCAAAGAGAAACCGTCTTTCGCGCAAACCAGAGCGAAGCGACGACCTTTCAGTTGCGACTACACTGGTTTCAACCCAGCTAACACCTCGTCGAGTTCCAGCACTGGTACTCAGCCCAGTTCTGGCTATCGAGGCTCGTCCACCATCTTGAGTGATTCGCAGAACAGTCCCGCTCCCGCAACCAATCTGAATCCGTTGTTTGTGTACAGATACGATAGTGTGACGAGTTCGGAGGCCAGTTTGTTGAACAGTGAGCGACAAAGGTCGATTACGACAGCGCCTCCGCTTCCGGTGCGCTGTGTGAGTCTTCAGCAAGGCGACCACATCCCGCCGAGGCCCCCGTTGCCGAAGAGTATACTGCGGAAGGAGAAAGGCGACGGGAGTAAACGCTACAGTTTGTATGAGACCAGTGAAGAGGACTTGACTGAAGACGCGTTGTACAAGAGAAAGTCCCTGCAGGAACCGTACTTCTTGAGGACGAAGAGATTCAGCGAGACCGAGGATGAGGGAGTGGATGCTGGGACGTCCAGTAGCAGCGCGGACGAACACCACGAGTCTTTGCGCACGACGTCGCCGAGCCAGCCAAAGACAGACTTTCTGTTGTCGAATATCAGCACCGACGAGCTGGCCCAGTTGGAAGAGTTTCTTAAGATCAGCGGGATTTCGACGTCAGACAACGAGGAAATCACCGAAGAGAGCTTGATGCAGTTGAGATCGTACGTGGGGAGGTTCTTGGCGCTCAAGATCAACCAAGAAGGAGCCGAGCATTTTGGTGGCAAGAAGTCTGTCAGTTTTGCCGAGAAAGTGAACGTCTTGCCGAAGTATCTCGAGGCGAAGCAGTTCATCGCTCCCAATAACTCCCCCAACGTTTCCGCCTTCATCCACCACAAGAACTATCACGTAAGTGTTGCGCTTCGTATCTTTTAGACTGTCGCTCATTGTGTGTTTGTTTCCAGACCAAGACGTTGGTCGACATGCCCATTTGCGAGGAGAGCGAAGGCAGTCCCAACTACTCGAGTCCTCAGACAACACCTGTCCACAAGCAGCAAAGTTCAGACCTGGTGGAGAAGAGATCTTTGATGAATGCCGTCACCGATGCTGTCGAACAGCTCGTCAATCACTTCAGGTCTGCAAGCAATCAGGCAGAACTGAACATGTTGGGCGACTCCGGGATCAATCCCTCTTGTGCGAAGCTCGCGCTTTCAACACTGTGTCCTGCTTTGTACGCGGTCTTGAGCGACGGTTTGAAACCCAGTCTTGAGAGCAGTTTCGGTGCAATCAACAATTCGGTGTGGCAAGTCGTAGAGGCCTCGGCACAGCAAGGACCCCTCACCAAAGCGCTAAACGAGCTCGTCATGAGAATCAACAGCGAAGACGCAATCACAGAAGGTCTAGTCAAATTCAATGCTTTCGTTTTTGGGTTGCTTAACGTTAGATCGTTGGATGCTTGGATGAGTTATTTGAAAACGAGGGAGAGCGTGTTGAAGAAGCACTACTCGAAGGATTCGATGTTGATCATGGCGCATACAGGAGGACTCAATGTGAGGACGATGTTGGATACTTTGATTGCTGCTTTGCAACCTTTGGCTCTCTTACCTTTCCAATTCGATCTGCTGTTTGAATATCGACAACTGCATCTCAGTTTCAAGAGAATGGACTCGTACCAGCAACAGTTGAGTCCTACGCATAAGGTACATCACACAACTTAGAGTGagtgttttgtttgtaattaattttgttgtcgTAGCACTCGGTCTCGCCGAATTTCAAGCAATGGACTTCTCCGAAGTTGGGTCTTTCCGCTTGTAGTAATCGTTCAAATTCGGAGAGCGAAGACATTTCCGCAATCACAGTACAACATTTCGAAGCAGAACCGTCTCTTCCGGACCTTTTGAACTCTTCTGGTAACTCCAAGCCCAAGTGTAGACCTGACAAGGAACGTCCAAGATCTTGTGTAGAATCTGGGATGTTATCAAAACCGAATTTCAAATTGGGCGATGTTACAACAGCAGCCAAGAAACGCTGGTCGGGGATTTCTGTTAATTCAAAACTTTACCTCGTATACGACAGACTGGCTAGGGAGGAAGAGGAGGAATACACGGACAGTTTGGAAAACGCAACTCAGGTAAAACCCGAAGAAGTGAAGAGCGACGAAAGCAACTCGAATGAAAATGTACCGTCCCTTCAAGAAGACGGCCCTGAATCCTTGGATTCAAACATTTCTGATGAAAAACCACTGAATGGTCGACGGTTTAAGAAATTGCAACAGAAATGGGAAATGTTAAGTGGTCGTGAACCGAGCCAATCTCCCCCTTCCTCGCCTACGAATACCGCGAACAAATCGAAAATTCCCAGGCCTATTACATCTCCTGTCAAGCCGTCTGGTATTCCAGTTTTGATATCACCGTCAGGAAAGCAAAACGGGAAGTTGTCGAAGAAGAACGTCACACCTTCAGCCACCAAGGGTATTGTCGGGGCAAAAACAAAGCCTGCTCCGCTTAAAAAGCAAACTTCTGCTGCTAGGTACGTCTGGTATCTGTGAGTCGTGCCAGTGTTGTACTATTGCTAGTTCTAGGACCAGTAGAGTTGATCAGCTAGAGACTAATAGTGAAACACCTAGACACATACCGAGACCGAGTAGTTTACCGTACAAAGCTGCAACAACCCAGAACGGTAAAGCTTCGAAAATCACACCACCCAGAAGAGCGGCGTCGAGTTCTTTGAACAGGAAGCCTCTCAACAAAACAAGTGTACCAAAGTAAGTAGCATTTCAGTGTTTTCGAATTTAGAACGATCTGGAGATTATATCGTTGTTGCAACAACATAGAGCACTATCTTGTTGGTTGTTGCAACAACATAGAGCACTATCTTGTTGCAACAACGATAAAATGTTTGATAAGGGTTTACCTACTTTGAACCAGTTGACGTATCTAATTCTGCAATTTGTTAAGTTTTGGGAAAGGGCGACAATGAATTCTTGCGTTGGAGCACTAACACTTAACactgttttgtaaaaaaaatacacttttAATAGGAATTATGGCCGAAAAACCGTTGAGAGCAGTTCGCCATTTTTGGTTTTACCGGCCTGAGATCGACTTGTTTCGATCACCTtagaaacgaaaaaaaaaaaataaaaagtcgaGGTTACGTGAAATAATCTAATTGGTTGGTAACAAAACTTAGGGATGCAAAACTCGGGGTGTTTTGGCTAGCGCTTCATGGGATTTGTTTTTACCGTCGCGTCGGattgttaaatttatattttctaatCAGCGTTCTTTGTAGAAGGAGTAATTTTCAACGGATAATTAAaaagtactattccggacacgcaatcttggccaacattttttcagacatttaaaaaaaatagtaatgTAAACCAGTCATTAGTGTCATCAAtaaatgacactaatgacagttattaaaaatcactttgaagtttttcttgtgacatcaaaaaagcagggaaatggcattatcgagtcaaaagttggattatattcaataaaggccagttcacacatatttgtcagttaaatgtcagttgtggccaagattccgtgtccggaatagtacatcaACAACTTTGATAACAAGTTGAAGATCAAAGAAACTGTTATTTTTGACATGAATTCAATTTCACAAATAGcattatcagaaatttttgtttcaatatttGCCTTTCATTTAGGAATATTTATGTAGACAAGATCCCACATGATGTGACTAATTTCCATAAATATCCCATTGACCTTTGTTTACAGAGCTCTGAATTCCTTTCAAACGTTtaataaacatattttctGTCATCCATTTTTCATGAGGATTTAACTTTCAAAGATTTATTCAGCCCTATCGTCttttgatttcttttaaatcttctaaatcgattttattcgagaaatgtttattaattCATATTCCATAACCGTTGTTTTCAAGAGAAAGAGAATCAATCATTTAAGTATCTTATTGATTAATGTGAATACTTTCTTCAACCCATGAAAAATtactccattttttttatcaaagaatagtatattgttatacaagttgcacaagacagttCGACAAAATGTCTTgtgaaacgagtgtaacatgcttttttttctatttcgggttcaataatttaatttgtttttaaattaaaaatgtcaaataattatctagtgacttttattttaatgaagtttggttggtattgatgaagcaatgtcatttcattgaaatttaaatttcaaattgtctcccaaatgttgttacaataataatctacccccttaataactagtttatttatttaacactGGCATTCGctatcaataccaaccccacattcaataattactaaaaacgatgctataaaattgaactttgacactgaaatagaaaaacaatGTTCTAGGACGCGTTATGAAACATCGATCTTTGATTGCACGAActaaattgataaatttttccacactTTGTTGGCAACAAAAACAGAGAATtaaaaagaaacgtcaacgtcACGACTTGCAAGTTTGCAGTATTTTTCTTGATGATCTCATTTGGTTGTAAATGTTGTACATCCCCCtttaatttatgtttgtttcgGCAGGATCGTGAGGACGTTGTCCCACAGGGTACCTTCCGAGAGTGGTCACTTATCGTACAATGAAGGCGAAAGGCTCAAGGTTGTGTTAGAGGTAGATGACAAATGGTTGCTGTGTTGCCGAGGGTCTCAGAAAGGTCTCGTACCAAAATCCGCTGTAATAGCGGCTGATATGGGTCGTTTCTGAAAATTGACgtaataattgtaaataatACGTAGTGTTTtgagttgtaaatttttatacaGACTGGATTTGTGATTTTAGTATATATTTAAGTCAGACACGTATAATATTAAAAACTATAATGATGTATTATTGTTATAAAGTATTAACCATATTGTTGCTGCTTATTACCGTTGTTGTAAAAGCAAAatgatattatttattttagctctaacttttatttataaaggCTATTTCTGCTTGTAGTGTTCGTCATAAGTCTATTATGTACTTAAGTAACTAGGGCAATCTTATCACCCCCACATATGCGCCTCGACTCTTCTCATCATTACGAAATCACACTCGAATGCTTTCTTGTTTGTCATAAAACACCTTCACATATCACTCTAGTTGTCTCGTGTATTTAGGTGGTTGGGttctcattttattactttttgtGCAATAATACGTCGGCAGCAATTCAACGAATTTATTTACTAACCAACCCATCCAATTTACATTCCTGTTGAGTTAACCcgtttgcattttaaattcgtTCAAGCTTTAATGTTACTGCACTACCACTAACAGCACCCTTCCACACCATCACTCCTGTTGCATGCTAACATGTGTTACAAAACTTGTGCAGTTTCATTGGTGCTGTTGAGATCGACGTGATCATTGCTTGACTTCACTGAGAGCTACATCCAAAAAGTCAATTTGTACAAATCGATGTTTAGCTCGACTGTGAATCGTGCACCCCTcctttcatttcatttaatctGTAAATATGTAGCTTTTCATGTATTTATGCTCTGTGATTTTTAGCACCACGGCATGAGTGGTCCGAGTATTTTGTATAATACCTCTAGGATTCAACCCAGCTCATCTATGTATTACTTGTTTTGGTTTTATTTCACACACTTTCATTCAGCTTTTGTGACAAACAAGAACTATTGTTATTTTAGTAGGGTCATGTGTTAATAGATATATTTTTGGTTAAAACCTCTTTCGCTTCTTCTGTAATATGTGTTGGTAAATGTTTGTAATTGTAGATTTACAGGACAGGCAAGAGAATTGAACTATACactcaaatgaaataataaataataagtaataTCAAATTTTGTGAACGGGGCCTTTGTATCACAAGATATCTTTGATTTGGTGATTGTTTTGGTCCAAGTTTCTTGTGGTTGCTTTATTTACGTCGACTATATGTATATATTGAATCGATTGAAAAATGCTTTTGTGATGTATATAATGTTACCAAAGTCCGATCGAACGATCGATTTCAGCGATActctaataattttttaagtttttaatttttgggaacAATTTTTGTGTTGTAACCTCACCACAGGTGCCATAAACACCCTctcatttgtcatttttttgtatcttGATTAAACATGTCTAAATTGTAGACTTATAGAAAATGGAACTACTGTAGGGATTAAACCATGTAACTCAGTCATAATAaatgattataaaaatatttacatgttTTATATAACTTTTCCACcacaaatagttatttatttaacgagtgggcctcgtttcactcgcgttttaatctggcccactcataccaaaaaagcccaatttacacaagaacgagttgaatacaacgtttttttgttcgacgacccccttaaaggccccaaatcgcttaaaatctttaaaattaacttgacgtttcgttttgacaagttgtcacatttatcaaaatccgttcacaaaggagaaaattctcaaattctgacagtgtcgaacaaaaaactttgtttttcttttgtattttctttGAGGGTGCTTGTCAAGGTAAATCAAGACCTTTACCCCTTCCCTTCCCTATAAATTCAAActgaaagaaaacaaaatttcaaatttgaatctGTAAAAGTGATCGAACGTCCTACTGTCAACAGAAAGTATCGGAAAGTACTGGTTATCAATGACTCACGGATTTTGCCTTGTCAGAGTTGAAAAGGAACGATTTAGGGGAAAtacaataatttcatttaagaGCAGGTATGCAACACACTTTTCACTGGTTCATTACATCACATGATATATTTGTTATGGTTGTCTTGTTTAATCGGTGACACAAGAAGTCGCGAAGCCGGCGTGTTAATACTTGTTAAGCGTTGCAAGGAGCAACACTGtgcttttaataattgtctatAACTGCATCTGCGAAAGTGATTTGAGAAAACCATGGAGGACAATCAGAGGTAAGTGATATATTTAGGTAAACTACAttttatttagattttttttaactaaaaagTAACCGGCTTTTCAAGAAAGTAAAACTGATAAGATTGCATCATGCAGATTTAAGATTTGTCGCGGTGACTACCGAATGAAATCAATTTCAACCTAGTAACAGTAGTGCAAGTTAACGATGCTCATCAAATCTAGAgagattgaattttttacagaCCAATTAATTTCAATAGATATCAGTTGAATTGTTGCATTTCTTTTCTATCTAAAGTGGCGTTTCTCTACGGGATCAGGGTGTGTTGCGGAAACCACAGATAGAAGATAACAAACAATTTCAACTAAGAGATAACACAATTAAAGTTATTGTccttgaataaattaaaaatatgtctaGTTCGTCGTTTGATGACTGTATTAGGTATTTGTTTACAGggctaaaaaaattatgaaaaagaTCAACAAACGTCTTAAGAAGTCGGGACCctggaaacattttattaaaaaagacaCTGTGGACATCATAACTGTTGTAGGAATTGTAGGAATAGCCACCCTACTGATCATactgtattttttaaagcgtttcATGGAGCCACTTTCGTCAAAGCAACAAGTTCAATGGACAAGGATTGTTGCTATCTGACTCTAACAATTAGGAAAAATTAGTTTattgcatttatttattttaagtgTAATGTAAATCTTTgtcgaataaaatttttgtatgtatttgagtatgtgtatttcttgaaaaaaacaCCAACGTGGCGTAATTGTTaccaatgtttattttattacaaatggATGTAAGTTAAGTTGTGTTAGAACAATTATACAACAAGTTTACCTATACTGATCTCTAAACCACATTAAGATTATAATTGCTGTCGATGAAACAACTCTGTAAAAAATATCGAAATGACATTAAGAACGCAAACTTTGATCACTTTGAGGTATTTTGATTGATTTCATCTTctttatctttttttatttacacaataaTGGGAagtaaaaaaatcgaaaattcgATAAAACGAAGTCGGAAGTGAGTGGATTGCACCTTATCAAATTTTGCGTAAAAATACCGAAAACATTACGTTTTTTATCTTAAATGCGGTACATATTTAGTCATCAGTCTATGATATAACAAATATTGCGTTGTTAATGGTAAAAAGAATGATTTAGGGGAAAAACTACTTAAATTAAGAGTAGAATTATGCAACATACTTTACACATctttattgtgttaaaaaatgGGAAACCCATGCTTagtgcaattttatttttgccatTTTACCTTTTTCCCATTTCTCGGAACAaagaatagctatttatgcaccaagggcgttacaacgatgattacgcccggagaacgatgaatccagctcgagggctttagcccgagagatggatatcgttcgatgggcgtaatcattcggtgacgccgtggtgcatacaagattttatttttcactatacgtgttcttaaaaaaaaaattggcatctttgcaattttgaattgatgagggcgttatgaattcattacgcccgcttattcttattacgccctgtattataccccggttgttatggacatgtttacttatttcgtatcctaggagttatcatgcaattatactaaagtgaaaaataaataaattaaataatgtacTAAAACTATATTTGGCTTGCTTCATTCAAATAGCTATAGTCAAAACGTTTTGGATGTGGATTGTCACattcaaggtcgcttaaaacttgtaggtacagtggcgaggacggaatttcgcacacattggatATTTCACtggcataattttattaaaatgagatactggcggcattttcgtgacagtttaggtgaaacgtcagtcatgatcacatagGTATGTCATGActgattataatgacaataaagctttgactagatagttttttttaatgacatacaaattggtgtgcgaaACTCCGTGCTTCCAACTGTACGttagtgagatctgtcataaattccaaataccttattggcgcgcctagttacttttgctggtagtgccagcttaacgacaagtccccaatctATATCCATAACATATATGAACGGTCCGGCTATAAAATACGTAGCGAGTGACTatcaatgattgaaaattattttgttatgttggtgacacatttgaaatctttagttggtaacatcgttggcatgacacacgcaattgaaacaaacgtcaaaaaaatctaattttcttTTCCACCGCcaatgtacggtcggtggacagataaaactgggacacttaaaatttaatcaatgtaaatcagaccattgaattgtcaatatatttgtcagtatTTATAGAATATGTCATACGAAAGTTAGATTAACTTAAAATAGATTTGTGACAAAGCCGTatttaaacgatgcaaatatgtaaattttgacttacgtgattgtcatttttatcgcagttttatttgtccatcgactgtacttcgtgacttaacctaacctaaatagaaatgattcACATAcaaggaggttaaagtaagttactttaacctccttgTTCACATATGATGTACGAGAAGatttgcactaccaactgcatcagtgttgccaatccacaattttacttcaatcatttatagtcactcggtatattCGTGACAATAATTTGTACGATTTTCCAGCTGAacgaaattaattcaaaacatGACGTCAGAAATTCAACAGACCTGAAGAAGGTAACGATCCAATTATTAGTTGTTTTTATGGgttattttttcgtttttcagTCTCACGAATAGGGCGCAGTGTTGCCAACCCtactgattaaaaaaaatctatcgatCTGCCGATTGACATAAATATTCTATGAAAAAGTtgcaagaattattttttcaaatgtttcgAATTGGTACGGAAATTTTTATTAGCGCGAACCGTGTGTACCCAAAAAAAGATTACCTCAATAGCGCTGCATAGAAGAATTCGCTCCTTATTAAAAGCGTTATgtatagttttcttttttaccTACTCTTGTTGTTACCACCGGCCCTCTGGAGCGGTCGAACTGTCGAATTTGTGGAGCGATGGCTCACGTCGGACTGACTCTGGAAAGAGCCGGTTGGATCCCATCTTTCGAAATGCAGGTCGTCTCGAAGAAGAGCATCGTCAAATTGTCCAGCTTTTACGAAGTCGTAGTCTTTTTCGTGGAGGGAGAGGAGAGAATTGAACGAAACGAACACGCTCAGAACGTGAACGAAAATGAAggaatatggaaaaaaaaaggaaacggTACATCTTTCATTCCCCCCCGGAGGGGGGCGGGCTGCTGAGGCTTTCAGCCTTTTCAGCCACActgacgggaagattcgggatgggtacggtgaggatgggtgcggaaggaaggtggtaggtactgagaggttgatactgccccagcattcgccttatctgtgatatgagacataccacgatgtgatggtgtggggaaacctctgaaaaaaacccacacctggtcaggcggcaccggggttagaacccgggacctcccgaatgtaaagtggcgcgctaggcgcttggccacagtactCGGTAGGAATATGGGCTGGTGTCACATATTTATACGAAAGGTGGGGCTAAAGACGGCGCAAAGAAGCCCGCTCATTGGCCGGTGAATGAGAGTGCCGTCAACAAACTGGGACGCGAACTCCGCCCAATGATACAGTTTATGCGGGGAACTTTTTTAATGTTTGACTTCAAAATCGGTAAAGTACCGAATAACTTTATAGCCCGAAGCCCGAGGTTAGAAAAGGTGGAAAATAGCTTCATTAGAGCGGCATTCATCCGTCTGATTCGAAGTGggatttgtttaaaaaaatgcgtGATCCTACTGAGAAAATAGTAATAGTACTATTACTATTGTGTAgtagcaaaaattaaattattgtaaatatttgtaaaagtaaaaaagggTTCTTTGTTTTGCACATTTGTGGAATATTTCGGGCGTTATACTATCTACGTATTTTGCAAGCAAGAATTGAatgaatgcaattttttttttttgcataccatttttttttctcttctttaGTAATCTTAAGTTATCAATAACTCACGAATTTTGTCCTGTCAGAGGTGAAAAGTACGATTTAGGTTAgggaaaaaacaatttgatttaagagcagaaataatatttcaacggTTATTATCAGTATTCGTTATCGTTATCGTTATCCTGCTACCTTCTGGCTCCTGCGTCTCAGTAGATACTTGTTTAGCATTGTGAGGAAGGTGTCGTTGTGAAATAAGAGTTGTGAATGTAATAAttccatttaaaataaacatggaAACCACCGAGAACTCCCAAAAGTAAGTAATATAGGTACTCAAGAAATTAAACTGGTATTGAATTTCAACCTATACTTGCCGAGGCGAACCACTGAAGTGATCACGAAATGTTCACGTGATAATTCATAGGAACGTCATgaaaagcctgatttacaCTGCGTCGgcaaattttagttttgtgcTGGATATTTAAATCTTAATACTTTTTGGATGAAAATTTACTTCTTAACGCACGCCCCTTAATCAATAGGAAACCATTCCCCGAAAATCACGTGAAGATCACGTTAGTTTATTAGGTACTCCAGTGGGTTGCCGCGCCAAGATACCTAAGTAGTAACAATAGTCCAAATTATCGATGAACACATCTAATCACAgcacaattaaatttattgttcttGAATAAATAACACTGAAATTagattataataaatgttacaaaaaatacatcatttgtgaaaatacaaaaaaatattgtttacatattatgtaattaagtacataaataaatatttttttgttgaaaattggTGACATCTACCCTTTGTTGTCAATTGCTTAAAATGTTAGGTAATTTTGTACATGTTATTATAATCTAGGTACCTACTGTGTTTCTCCTTGTGTTACTCTACAGcctataaatttttatttataagctAATTCGCCATTTAAATGACTATTTATGTGTGTGTAACAAATGTTAAATGTTTCCAGAACTAGAAATATGATCACAACTATCAGCAATCGTTTGCAGAAGTCCAGACTTCGGAAACATTTTATCAAAAAG from Tenebrio molitor chromosome 8, icTenMoli1.1, whole genome shotgun sequence harbors:
- the LOC138136800 gene encoding serine-rich adhesin for platelets isoform X1, coding for MLVVLLCCMMKIVEFSTGKPVGKPPVRVRRRRRYVRTKGKTMNEVGSLGVRGLAVSPDSDCNSNHHGSASYLSNTSSQDIDFIQDNSDYQWFLDYGYRDGGTNHHTSILSLPESYEANDINYYDALAKNMDANLAEADMESFRTEDIHALLTNLPPMCTDHLSQENNRQGESYASVSGSMMAKFDFDSSISPHSSSHGEDSANSTSMSIYKSELLFSPVKEMPMPGANFSVDSLDCDMMLTCQANKDNYTIAFEGSAVYSEDSDYHDTDKSETSGTGSAHWPHDGNKQQINAKIIDASMTQSDSGSFTTWSKLKKRCSDNQLRRHPSGNNNNSGDETSHLGLSENSAKSQSMPNLYKQKLKTLLVSNYLKNQNLCSTDTVKRKPVKVFDIQHQSSSGSGVSVSDMATSVDASTSDHTGNKQQPNFSLVKLFMKQKSMSTEGMSTTMDQLSSTENWPPSQSGESNSSESKPPEPLKNSVDQKTNDSSMRTYDLIAEEPEDEISRSESVEQLSESISKIDSVGSFENERISPETHFNLNNNNSYLSERNKSQKSETHCRKVLTNELMNRSIQTSQFSEITSLKNAHRTVVNNKQPIKVVEPSFLNKLKQEGEIQKPVYVLYPNYVLPNLDFLNEKQEDMAKVLLIPQEAPSVKTAHKRRPFSCNDVEMLKKKGFGHVQDWDSLNFLLPQEYRKILAEVPEISEHIRPATAKEKPSFAQTRAKRRPFSCDYTGFNPANTSSSSSTGTQPSSGYRGSSTILSDSQNSPAPATNLNPLFVYRYDSVTSSEASLLNSERQRSITTAPPLPVRCVSLQQGDHIPPRPPLPKSILRKEKGDGSKRYSLYETSEEDLTEDALYKRKSLQEPYFLRTKRFSETEDEGVDAGTSSSSADEHHESLRTTSPSQPKTDFLLSNISTDELAQLEEFLKISGISTSDNEEITEESLMQLRSYVGRFLALKINQEGAEHFGGKKSVSFAEKVNVLPKYLEAKQFIAPNNSPNVSAFIHHKNYHTKTLVDMPICEESEGSPNYSSPQTTPVHKQQSSDLVEKRSLMNAVTDAVEQLVNHFRSASNQAELNMLGDSGINPSCAKLALSTLCPALYAVLSDGLKPSLESSFGAINNSVWQVVEASAQQGPLTKALNELVMRINSEDAITEGLVKFNAFVFGLLNVRSLDAWMSYLKTRESVLKKHYSKDSMLIMAHTGGLNVRTMLDTLIAALQPLALLPFQFDLLFEYRQLHLSFKRMDSYQQQLSPTHKHSVSPNFKQWTSPKLGLSACSNRSNSESEDISAITVQHFEAEPSLPDLLNSSGNSKPKCRPDKERPRSCVESGMLSKPNFKLGDVTTAAKKRWSGISVNSKLYLVYDRLAREEEEEYTDSLENATQVKPEEVKSDESNSNENVPSLQEDGPESLDSNISDEKPLNGRRFKKLQQKWEMLSGREPSQSPPSSPTNTANKSKIPRPITSPVKPSGIPVLISPSGKQNGKLSKKNVTPSATKGIVGAKTKPAPLKKQTSAARTSRVDQLETNSETPRHIPRPSSLPYKAATTQNGKASKITPPRRAASSSLNRKPLNKTSVPKIVRTLSHRVPSESGHLSYNEGERLKVVLEVDDKWLLCCRGSQKGLVPKSAVIAADMGRF